In the genome of Botrytis cinerea B05.10 chromosome 5, complete sequence, one region contains:
- the Bcrpc34 gene encoding Bcrpc34, with amino-acid sequence MSSRAATSAPAADDKIAALKKVLYDECFESFEDNPTFFQEDLFELKVLPNDDVAMLLAVTQGLTNDKLFKVVQDSQRGIGWKLRTQEEAKNYRSLSSEQEIVYALIDEAGQEGIWTKTIKARSNLHDAVFRTALKHLETKHLISEMKSVEARNRKMYIKSSLQPSDRATGGAWYTDNELDEEFITQISHILFDHIHRKSFYKSSLASLRRPKKVMGKKMSSEEAKALRDKTLGSRVKIEDVTEDDAIDGARRHYDALLPMPPGYQGYPTLNELTSFIENSGATAMTLTAQDIQQLLDILIFDNKIERVLAGPEGVCYRAVRKGFREEQEGGPFSALTDVPCGHCPVVDLCEEGGPVGPSTCEYFQTWLNI; translated from the exons ATGTCTTCACGAGCAGCGACCTCGGCGCCAGCGGCCGATGATAAAATCGCAGCCTTGAAAAAAGTCCTTTATGACGAGTGTTTTGAATCGTTCGAAGACAATCCTACGTTTTTCCAAGAAGACTTGTTCGAACTCAAGGTTCTACCAAATGATGATGTGGCTATGCTGTTGGCCGTCACCCAGGGCCTCACAAATGACAAATTGTTCAAGGTGGTTCAGGATTCGCAGAGGGGAATTGGGTGGAAATTGCGTACTCAAGAGGAAGCTAAGAA TTATCGCAGTCTTTCCTCCGAACAAGAGATTGTCTACGCTCTCATCGATGAAGCCGGCCAAGAAGGAATATGGACCAAAACCATCAAGGCTCGGTCCAATCTCCACGATGCAGTTTTCCGCACGGCGCTCAAGCACCTCGAAACCAAGCATTTGATCTCAGAAATGAAATCTGTAGAGGCACGTAATAGGAAGATGTACATCAAATCCAGTCTGCAACCTTCCGATCGAGCCACTGGTGGAGCATGGTATACCGACAATGAACTAGACGAGGAGTTCATCACACAAATCTCgcatattttatttgatcaCATTCACaggaaatctttttataaatctagtTTGGCGAGTTTGAGGAGGCCAAAGAAGGTCatgggaaagaaaatgtCCTCGGAGGAAGCAAAAGCATTGAGAGACAAAACTTTAGGATCCCGAGTCAAAATCGAAGATGTTACTGAAGACGATGCTATAGATGGTGCTAGAAGACATTACGATGCTCTATTACCTATGCCACCCGGCTACCAAGGATATCCGACCCTCAATGAGCTTACATCCTTTATTGAGAATTCAGGAGCCACAGCTATGACGTTAACTGCTCAGGATATCCAGCAATTACTGGacatattgatttttgataataagATTGAGAGGGTTCTTGCGGGTCCCGAAGGTGTTTGCTATAGGGCTGTAAGGAAAGGATTTAGGGAGGAACAGGAAGGTGGCCCATTTAGTGCCTTGACGGATGTTCCGTGTGGACACTGTCCGGTTGTCGATCTGTGTGAAGAGGGTGGGCCTGTAGGACCAAGTACTTGCGAATACTTTCAAACATGGTTGAATATTTAG